A region of the Larimichthys crocea isolate SSNF chromosome XVIII, L_crocea_2.0, whole genome shotgun sequence genome:
TGCTTACCATGAATTATCATAATCATcatggttattattattatgattattattattgttgttgttgttgttgttgttgttgttgttgttgttgttattattatggttattgttgttgttgttgttgttgttattatggttattattgttatattgtacACAGAAATTAGGATACATTATGTCAAATGTtataaacatattattattaattgttgttaccattattattgattaataataataatacgttttatttcataggcgcctttctgtcacccaaggacaccttacaataaatgagagtagacagcaaataacaaaaactaacaaaaagaaccataaaagtataccaaattacaagaatacaacattaaaaacaggtgaaAATAGGATAATGTAATTGAATAagtcagatggaaaaggcacttttaaacaggtgggttgtGAGTGTGGACTTTAActattattaattcattattaatatgtattaacaactacaacaacataacaataataacaataataatcataataatcataatataaaCTGTAACAtctcctgtcctccctcctgATCAGTTGGTGGCAGTAATCGTCCTGTACATTTTTCTCCATCCGGGCTGCAGCTGAACTACAGAAGAAGCGAAACATAATCCGTGACATCCCGGGACCAGCCGGTGCAAGGGGGCTAATATAGCGTTATTATGATCAATGACGGGAGTTTTCAGCGCAGACTATGACACACTTTCGAGGTCAGATCCGGGGACCACACTGGGGTCCTACAATGGACAACATGCTGATAGATTTCTGGCGCAAACATGACTGCCTTTTTAATTCCTCGGTTGATTCTTACTACGACAAGGATCTGAAGACAAAGCTGTGGAGCGAGTTCGCGTTGTCCATCGGAAAGCCTGGTAAGCCTGGAAAAACGAATGTGAAAATACAAAagcagtttattattatttaaaacatgtactgtatgcaagCAAGAAGTAGAGGTTGAGTTTGATcaagtttttattcatgcaataggattttatttaacattgttGTTACATTTAGAGTGTGCACTGTGCAAGATACTTTCAGTGTCAGTAGAAGTATGGTTTGTCCACTGTCATTCATAGTTTATTACTCCTTGTTTACTCCTTAATTAATGCTCAGTCACTTTCAGTTACATATAATATGGTAATATATATTGTATGGCATATTTTCCCTGCAGTGTCTGATGTTGAGAGAAGATCAAGATCACTCCGCACCCAGTATGGAAGGGTGTTATGGCATCCGGAGAGGGTCAGCACTGTCCAGCAGAAGATGCTTAGGGATAAACTAGACTTCTTGAGGCCTTATATAGTTCGCAGGCGAGGTGATGCATACCTGGTAAGTTTGAGACTAATGCAGAAAATCCTGTAAATGCTTCCTTGCAGATCCTAATCTTGCTTACACCTTTTGCAGGAGGAAAAGTTTGATGATCgagaagaggatgatgaggaaTTGGAGACTGAAGGGAGTATTGACCAGGAGATGGGAAGTTCATTTGGTAGCCCGCTGGATGCTGATGTGACTGCAGAATATCTGGATGATGAACCCCAGTCTGTCGCCTCCACCCAAAACTGTCCGAACCCACAACCTCAAGTTACAGACGTCATGTCTTTGAGCTGTCGTCACAATGACGAGGCTTCTACCGATCAGACTGaccaaacagcaaacacacccAAATATGACATACTGAACCAGTTCGCAGAGGTTATGCTGGCAGATATGCGTCACATTAAAGATCCTGTAGTGCTCATGAGACTTCGCCGAGATATCACTGATTTGGTGTTCAAAGCGGTGGAGGAGGACATGCAGAGACAATGCGCTCAAGTGCCATCCATGTCCAGGGGGATGGTGGGGGAGAGTGCCCACTTACAGAACTGCTCCAGGCCCCAACAGGCATCTTCACATACAAACTACTCCTGGAGGTTTTTGAAGAGAAAGAACAAAGGGTGTGAGATTGGAAGGAGGATGCAGAGATGGGAGGAAATGAAGCACATGAGGAGGATGTCCAGGAGTCAAGTGTTGCAGCCTGTCCAGCATGGCCAAGCGTTGGAGGGGATGAGTGAAAACAATTCTCAGGTTAATATTCAGTCATctgagatgaaaagagagacagtGCCGCACATGGTTAAAATCGAGGAGGAGGCTCTTCCACTGGCTTGAAATTTTCAATACAGAGTTGCCACGATTTTTCCTGATTACAGTCACCACAGTCAGGAAGTGTAGGTTGGAAGTGAAGACTTGAGGgccttaaagcaacattatgtaagattgggtacacaacacaagacatagcagccagctaatataaCTTACTAGTCCATCAGCCAGAAGcccagctctgtgtctgtctttcagccattTGTTTTACAACTCTCACTAACAACTAAAAGCACAACATTTACTCCCAATGGCTTCTTGATTGCTCTGTCCTAAACTCCCTCCATGAACATGACCTCTTAGGTCTGAAGGCCTCTGCCATGTATGGcgatagaagctgctgagcttgGTTACATTGCATGATCACctggctccggttctggcacaacatctGTTGATGTTTGTACCCCCCCCCATCCCTTATCACTTACAGTGGTCCATAGCCAAGCTTCAACATTCCCTCTGTGCTCTCAGCACCTAGTCTTGGGCAGTAACGTTACTGCTAACTGAGGTAACTcacagtagctaacagcagctaaagttTACTTTCTATagctgaggcagagcagccggaGGTCATCAGTGGGAATGGACAAAACATATTCTCCATAAAATAGGATTAGTTTCAGCAAAACCAGTGACATACTTAGTGATGTGTGAGTTAGTGAGTTACGCACTTGTCACCCCAAGTCAAAAGTTACGTAGAACTGGCTACAAGTCAGTGTGGTATGACAGTGATTTACACTCTGTTACTTTAAGGTAGAGAAGTTAATAATGGCTTTAAACCGGTAGAAAACAGATGCTAACAAGTATCAGTTAGGTAAATAGGTAAATTGCCCTCTTTGCATTACAGAAGTCCAGACATTTAGAGTGTGATAACACTGAGTAGCACTTTTTTTCAGGGGTATCAGAGGACCTAAGGACAATACCAAGGAGTGCATCTAACATTAGACATAGACACATTAGACAAAGCAGGGAGAGTTGTCTTTTCAAACAATATGGTCTAGTTTATAATGAATGTATGCCTTTCAGAAACAGTTCAGACTGACTGGTACTTGGCCTTTAAAACACAGTCAGTTAATTATGGATAATTTTGATCTGCAGGCTGACACTGTTTGATTTAAATAGATGAGGCCTAAtggatgttttgatgttttgctCCTATTAAAGAGAAAATGCCTGTTTTCCCTCTCAGCCTCTATGttctttgtgtgcgtgtgtgtgtgtgtgtgtgtgtgtgtgtgtgtgtgtgtgtgtaggtcctTATCCAAGTTGAGTGTGTAGACAATGTGTTTTCGTCTTTTAATGTAATATCTGTAACCTGTGCTGAATTGTGCCATATTTATGAACCATAAAGTCGACTGCACTAGGTTTGGATTAGTTGACAGTTTCAACCATTGACCAGCAGATGGTGGTGTGAATATATATTTCAGTCAGATTACTGTTTATATTACAATTTTGATCTAAGGATGGCTAAAATCAATACAATAAAGTATTGAAACTGATCGCTGATCTGAATTCACAGAAGTACTGAAagtattttatatatgtatctATCTGTAATTTTCCTGAAATgtactgtttttgtcagtgaaaccatatttgatatattattacattatttacaggTGATGTGAGAATATTAGATTCATAAATATGGATACTTTGCACATGCAAAATACTTGATAACGCGTGATAATCGAACTGACGCTGACATTTATGGGtcaatatttatctttttcaaaacaatatttcatttcatttgttaaaaaagtgtctttattttgtaaattagAAACATTGTATATAGGCTATCTGACGTTTTTCAGGCGCCTTGTAGTTGCAAAGTAATTTTTTTAACTTGATACTCTGGCctctacttttattttctctggtctaaaagtattttcattgcaatgttttaatttaactttaggCTATCGTTTctatttaattgatttattttcctcatGGCCAAAAGACTGTGCCTGCctgcatagacatatatacacagacatatatacacagacatatacatagacgcctcattgagcaggttggtccgttcctgcgatacgttaacgcgttCGCCATATTGGGTGTGGCAAATCtgccccgtaaactaataaaaggaaatggactgaacttcataaagcgcctttctacaaagtgctttaagttaatgcctcttatacacccattcacacacacactaatatatctgggaaacaaataggcaccaaaaacaacgtatgtaacttttaaagtgatgattataaatgtttacgccttatgtaagcaccaaacctgctgagtgtttacagctactaatgtgtgtaacactgttactgtggtaataaatcttgaaatatttatatttaacatttaatctgtgtctataataaccataTAATaaccagatgtgtgtgtgtgtgtatatatatatgtgtgtgtgtgtgtgtgtgtgtgtgtatatccctgctgcaaacagcaataatcatgacatataaaataagTCTAAATagatctaaaagaaaatacagcaaatataaatagtataaatatgacaaatataaaaagagatttacagtgtagatatagcagtataaacagtgtgaatatatcaaaaatacacacgGAGTGTGGggtgcacattgatgaacatatatacacggggggcattgatgaacatacatatctatacagctatacaattgcagtctgtgtgtgtgtttccaagttaaaaaccttggtaAAGAACACTCTTGCACAGTTTTTTCCATGTGTTGccgctctactttgccacatccaaaatggcggcgacgtcgacgtacgattaagcgctcaatgcggcgtctacgtatatatgtctgtgtccATGCCTGCCTGGGCGAAGTGTGACGTCCTTAGCATTTTTACTCAGGCACTGCAGCCCAAAGGGTCCTgaacgccacacacacacacacgtgtgctgTAACCATGGCGGACCTG
Encoded here:
- the LOC104923140 gene encoding uncharacterized protein LOC104923140; this translates as MTHFRGQIRGPHWGPTMDNMLIDFWRKHDCLFNSSVDSYYDKDLKTKLWSEFALSIGKPVSDVERRSRSLRTQYGRVLWHPERVSTVQQKMLRDKLDFLRPYIVRRRGDAYLEEKFDDREEDDEELETEGSIDQEMGSSFGSPLDADVTAEYLDDEPQSVASTQNCPNPQPQVTDVMSLSCRHNDEASTDQTDQTANTPKYDILNQFAEVMLADMRHIKDPVVLMRLRRDITDLVFKAVEEDMQRQCAQVPSMSRGMVGESAHLQNCSRPQQASSHTNYSWRFLKRKNKGCEIGRRMQRWEEMKHMRRMSRSQVLQPVQHGQALEGMSENNSQVNIQSSEMKRETVPHMVKIEEEALPLA